The Lactuca sativa cultivar Salinas chromosome 2, Lsat_Salinas_v11, whole genome shotgun sequence genome includes a window with the following:
- the LOC111892120 gene encoding protein ORANGE, chloroplastic has product MVCSARLLDASYPLTPSVSSYTPAAYHNSRYLCRNLKSTVRWRSKASSDPDASMFSAAASIDADSAEKNAAGFCIIEGPETVQDFDKMDIQEIQDNIRSRRNKIFLHMEEVRRLRIQQRIKSAELGISDEEQDGELPNFPSFIPFLPPLTSANLKQYYASCFSLISGIIIFGGLLAPTLELKLGIGGTSYADFISSMHLPMQLSDVDPIVASFSGGAVGVISALMVVEINNVKQQEHKRCKYCLGTGYLACARCASTGAIVLIDPVASANGGNQPLSPPKTERCSNCSGAGKVMCPTCLCTGMAMASEHDPRIDPFD; this is encoded by the exons ATGGTATGTTCGGCTCGACTACTGGATGCTTCATATCCCCTAACGCCGTCGGTTTCCTCTTATACCCCGGCCGCGTATCATAACTCGAGATACTTATGTCGAAACCTAAAATCTACTGTCAGATGGCGATCGAAGGCATCGTCCGATCCAGATGCTTCTATGTTTTCAGCTGCTGCTTCGATTGATGCTGATTCAGCGGAAAAAAACGCGGCAGG GTTCTGTATAATCGAAGGACCTGAAACAGTCCAGGACTTTGATAAAATGGATATACAAGAAATTCAAGATAATATTAGAAGTCGtcggaataaaatatttttacacATGGAGGAG GTCCGCCGGCTAAGGATACAACAGAGAATAAAAAGTGCCGAACTTGGAATCTCAGATGAAGAACAAGATGGCGAGCTTCCCAACTTTCCTTCCTTCATCCCCTTCTTGCCTCCTCTG ACCTCAGCAAATCTCAAACAATACTATGCCAGCTGTTTTTCTCTAATTTCTGGAATTATTATTTTTGGAGGTCTCCTTGCACCTACA TTGGAGCTGAAATTGGGAATAGGAGGGACATCATATGCAGATTTCATTTCTAGCATGCATCTTCCTATGCAGTTGag TGATGTTGATCCGATTGTGGCATCATTCTCTGGAGGAGCAGTTGGTGTGATTTCAGCTTTGATGGTGGTTGAAATAAACAATGTAAAACAACAAGAGCATAAAAGATGCAAGTATTGTCTAGGAACAG GGTATCTGGCTTGTGCTAGGTGTGCTAGCACAGGGGCAATTGTTCTGATTGATCCGGTTGCATCTGCTAATGGTGGAAATCAACCGCTATCGCCACCTAAAACAGAAAGATGTTCCAACTGCTCGGGTGCAGGAAAA GTTATGTGCCCAACTTGTCTTTGTACAGGAATGGCTATGGCGAGTGAGCATGATCCACGCATTGACCCGTTTgattaa